From the genome of Amycolatopsis granulosa:
CCACACGGTGCCTCCGGTGCGGTGTAGTCGGTGCCGACAGTGGCCTGACCACGGCCGGGCGAACTTGCGCGTCGCGCTTGTCGCTGCCGGGCGGGGTGGCTTAGCGTGCGGCAGAACGATCTCGGCTTCCGCCGCTGTTCGCCCTGTTGGAGGTCCCCGGTGCGCGCCCTCGGACGATCACTCGTCGCGGTGGCGTGCGCCACCCTGGTGATCACGCCGGCCCGCGCCACGGCGGCGGAACCGGAGCGAACGTGCGATGACGGCGCGCCGACCGTGCCCTACCTGGTGGTCTTCGACGGCGACACGCCGCGGGCGGCGGCCCGGGACCAGGTACGGGACGCGTGCGGGGAACTGACCGGGTACTACCCGCAGATCGGCGTGGGCGTCGCGGACGCCGACGCCGGCTTCGCGACTCGGCTGGGAGCGGGCCGCGCCTACAGCGCGCAGAACGAACGGCGTGCCGCGCAGCGGCCGGTGCGGCGCGCGGTGGAGGCGACCGTTCCGGCGCAGGTGCCCACGGCCGACCGGTCCGCCGAGCAGTGGAACCTCACCGCGGTGGGCGGGCCCGGCACGGGCAGCCCGGACGTCGTGGTCGGCGTGCTGGACTCCGGCATCGACCCCGACCACCCCGACCTGGCCGCGGCGCTGGACCGCGACGACTCGGCGAGCTGCGTCGGCGGCACCGCCGATCCCGCCGAGGACGCGTGGCGCGCCACCACCTCCGGGCACGGCACCCACGTGGCCGGCATCATCGCCGCGGCCGACGACGGCCGCGGCACTACCGGGGTCGCACCCGGGACGCGTGTGGCCTCGGTGAAGGTCGTCGACGACCGCGGGATCGTCACACCCGAGGCCGTGGTGTGCGGGCTGATGTGGGCGGCCGAACACCGGATGGCGGTCACCAACAGCAGCGTCGCGATCAACACGTGGGGCGCGTTCTGCACCTGGTCGCCCGGGCGCGAGGTGGTTCGCGAAGCCATCGGGCGGGCCGCGGCCTACTCGGCCGCGCGGGGGACCCTGAACGTGGCCGCCGCGACGAACGAAGCCACCGACCTGAGCCGGCCCGCCGGCGCGTGCGCGGCGCTGCCCGCAACCGCGCGGGACGTGCTGGCGGTGTCCGCGGTGGGGCGGGACGGGACGAAGACGCGCTACAGCTCGTACGGACTCGGCATGGTGGACCTGACCGCGCCGGGTGGCGACGGTGACGACTGCGTGCTCTCGACCGTGCCGGGCGGCTACGGGAAGCTGTGCGGCACGTCGATGGCGGCACCGCACGTGGCGGGAGCCGCGGCGGTGGAGGCCGCGGCCCGGCCGGGAGCGACATCCGCGGACCTGAAGCAGGCGCTGGAAGCGCGTGCGCGGCCGGTGCCGTGCCCGGCGAAGTCCGACCTCACCGGCGACGGACGGCCGGCGGCGTTCTGCGCCGGGTACACCCGGTACAACAGCTTCTACGGGCACGGGCTGGTGCAGACCGGGGCGGGCTGATCGGACGGGTCAGCGGAGGAGCGGCCCGCCGCGCCGGCGGGCCGCGCCCCGGACGCCGAGCACCGTGAGTGCCACCAGGCAGGCGATGCGACCGATCATGCCGGGGTGCGGCGAGCCGACGGCCGACATGGCAGAGGGGGCTCCCGCGGCCCCGGAAGCCCCCTCCACCAGTTCCGTCACAGGTCGGGGAACCAGAGCTTCAGCTCGCGCTCGGCCGACTCGGGCGAGTCCGAGCCGTGCACCAGGTTGAACTGCGTCTCCAGGCCGTAGTCCCCGCGCAGGGTGCCGGGGGTGGCCTTCTCCACCGGGTCGGTGCCGCCGGCGAGCTGCCGGAAGGCCGCGATCGCCCGCACGCCCTCGACCGCGATCGCCACGACCGGGCCGGAGGTGATGAACTCCAGCAGGTCGCCGAAGAACGGCTTGTCCTTGTGCTCGGCGTAGTGCTCCTCGGCAACCGAACGCTCGACGGTGCGCAGCTCGAGCGCGGCCAGCTTCAGCCCCTTGCGTTCGATGCGCGAAATGACCTCGCCGACGAGGCCGCGCTGTACGCCGTCGGGCTTGACCAGGACCAGCGTGCGTTCACTCACGACTGCGTTTCTCCTTCAGAACACGTGCATGGAATGACCGGAAGCCTACTGGCCTGGTCAGCGCTGCGGTTCCAGGGTCGTCGACCACAGCGCGGCACCCGCGCCGTCGCGGAGATCGACCCGCAGTTCACCGGTGCGCCCGTCGATGTTGATTTCGCCGAAATGCTGGAAACCGACCATCGGCGACGCGTTCGCCGTGGGCGGGGCGTGCACGAAAACCGCCTCCGGGCCGAACGTCGGGTCGAGTGTGTTCGGGCCGAACGCCCCGGCGTGCAGCGGGCCGGAAACGAATTCCCAGAACGGGTCGAAATCGCCCACCGCGGCCCGGTCGGGCGAATAGTGGTGGGCCGCGGTGTAGTGCACGTCCGCGGTCAGCCACACCACGTTGCGCACCTTCCGCTTCGCCAGTTCCCGCAGCACCCACGCGATTTCGCTTTCCCGGCCGGCCGGGGCGCCGGGCCGGTTGTTCGCCACGCCCTCGATGCCGGAGCCGTCGAGCACCGCGAGGCCGATCGGCAGGTCGGCCTGCACGATCTTCCACGTGGCGCGGCTGCGGCTGAGCCCGTCCACCAGCCACTGCGCCTGCTTCTCGCCGAGGATGTGCCCGGGCTCGGTCTGGTCGGCGGTGTTGGCGTCCTTGTAACTGCGCATGTCGAGGACGAACACCTCGAGCCGCGAGCCGTAGGGGAAGCTGCGGTACACCCGGCCGTCGACCGCGCGCCGCGGGTCGATCGGCTGCCACTCGTGGAACGCCTGGAACGCCCGGGCGGCGAGAACGTCGACGCGCTTCTCGGTGTACTGCGGCAGGTCCAGGATTTCGCCGGGATACCAGTTGTTGGTCACCTCGTGGTCGTCCCATTGCACGTAGCTGGGCACGGCGGCGGTGAAGGCGCGGACGTTGGCGTCCAGCATGTTGTAGGCGAACTGCCCGCGGTACTCGTCGAGGGTCTCCGCGACCTTGCTCTTCTCCGGGGTGACGACGTTGCGCCACACCCGGCCGTCGGGCAGCGTGACCTTCTCGCTGAGCGGGCCGTCGGCGTACACGGTGTCCCCGCTGTGCAGGAACAAGTCGGGGCGGCGGGCGAGCATCGCGGAGTAGGCGGTCATCCCGCCGATGTCGGGGTTGATGCCCCAGCCCTGCCCGGCGACGTCACCGGACCAGGTGAGCCGCACGTCGCTGCGGCCGGCGGGGGCGGTCTTGAAGGTGCCGGTCAACGGCTCGCTGGCCGCGCGGCCGTCGAGCGATTCGGCGGTAACCCGGTAGTGCACCTCGGTGCCCGGCGCGAGCGCGGGGATCCGCAGCTTGCCGGTGCCGCCGGTGTCCGGGGTGAGCAGCGGGCCCCGGACGGTGCGCGCGTGCCGGAACGACGGGTCGCGCGAGACCTCCACGATCATCCGGGACGGCCGGTCGGCGCGCGTCCACACCAGCGCCGAGTTCGTGGTCACGTCACCGGACTGGATGCCGTGGCTGAGGACCGGGCGGTCCGGGCGGACGAGGGCGGCGCCCGCGGCGGGGCTGCCGAGGGCACCGGCGGCGAGGACACCGGCACCGACGAGGCCGGTTCTGAGGGCGGAACGGCGGGTCTGTTCGGTCATGCCGGAGTTCTATGCGGGCTCGGGGGCGACCGGGCCAACTCCGGCTGTCCGGGCGGTGAAATCACGCGGCCGTCCGCGGACGGCCGTCGGCCGTGCGCATGCCGAAGCCGAAGACCCGGTCCACCGCGATGTGCGCGAGCCACGCGAGACCGAGGGTGAACGCGGCCGGGCTGGTGACGATGGTGAAGACCAGGAGCAGGACCGCGGGGCCCGCCCAGTGGTGGGCGGCGTTGTAGAAGGGCACGGCCCGCCGCGGCAGGACTCCGCGTTCGACGGCTGGTGCGCCGATCCCGGCCAGGAACGTCAGGTCCGGCCCCGCGAGTCCGAGCAGCAGCGCGCCGGCGGTCCAGCCGCCGTGCTCGACCACCTCGAACACGGCGAACGCGAGCAGGAAGACGGCAGCCACGGCCCACCAGATACGGTTCACGGGATCCTCCGAGATCGGTTCTCCATTTCGAGAGCACTGCTCTCATCAACGGAAAGTTAGCCTCCCGCGAGTGCTCTTGTCAAGAGCACTGCTCTCGGTTCGGATCGACGCTACTCGCTGGGTTGCTGCTGGCTCGGCAGCCGTCCCTCGGCCATGCGGCGGGCGACGTCGTTGCGCAGCCACAGCGCCCACAGCCAGAAGGCCAGGAACAGCAGGCCGATGATGCCGATCGCGACCTGCTCGACGAAGTACACGACCAGCGCGACCTGCAGCACCAGGATCACCGGCACCGCCCAGCGCCGCTTGAGGACGCCGCACAGCAGCACGTGCAACACCGCGATCACGATGATCCCCCAGCCGGCGAGGGTGCCGATCCCGCCACCCAGGTTGGCGATCACCGGCAGCGCGAGGCCGACCGTGATCGCCTCGCAGATCAGCGTGCCAGCCATCACGCCGCGGAAGGACTTCATCGGGTCCTTCGCCGGCGGCCGCACCGTCTTCTCCTCGCTCACGCCGGCTCCCTCCCGAACAACGTCCGCGCGTCCCCCACCGTGACCACCGAACCGGTGATCAGCACACCACCCCCGGCCAGCGGCTCGTCCGGGTCGTCGCTCTCCTCGACCAGCGTCACCGCGGTCTCCACCGCCGCGTCCAAACTGGACTCGGCGACCACGCGGTCCTCGCCGAAGACCGCC
Proteins encoded in this window:
- a CDS encoding DUF4260 family protein — its product is MNRIWWAVAAVFLLAFAVFEVVEHGGWTAGALLLGLAGPDLTFLAGIGAPAVERGVLPRRAVPFYNAAHHWAGPAVLLLVFTIVTSPAAFTLGLAWLAHIAVDRVFGFGMRTADGRPRTAA
- a CDS encoding S8 family serine peptidase; the encoded protein is MRALGRSLVAVACATLVITPARATAAEPERTCDDGAPTVPYLVVFDGDTPRAAARDQVRDACGELTGYYPQIGVGVADADAGFATRLGAGRAYSAQNERRAAQRPVRRAVEATVPAQVPTADRSAEQWNLTAVGGPGTGSPDVVVGVLDSGIDPDHPDLAAALDRDDSASCVGGTADPAEDAWRATTSGHGTHVAGIIAAADDGRGTTGVAPGTRVASVKVVDDRGIVTPEAVVCGLMWAAEHRMAVTNSSVAINTWGAFCTWSPGREVVREAIGRAAAYSAARGTLNVAAATNEATDLSRPAGACAALPATARDVLAVSAVGRDGTKTRYSSYGLGMVDLTAPGGDGDDCVLSTVPGGYGKLCGTSMAAPHVAGAAAVEAAARPGATSADLKQALEARARPVPCPAKSDLTGDGRPAAFCAGYTRYNSFYGHGLVQTGAG
- the ndk gene encoding nucleoside-diphosphate kinase; protein product: MSERTLVLVKPDGVQRGLVGEVISRIERKGLKLAALELRTVERSVAEEHYAEHKDKPFFGDLLEFITSGPVVAIAVEGVRAIAAFRQLAGGTDPVEKATPGTLRGDYGLETQFNLVHGSDSPESAERELKLWFPDL
- a CDS encoding DUF4233 domain-containing protein: MSEEKTVRPPAKDPMKSFRGVMAGTLICEAITVGLALPVIANLGGGIGTLAGWGIIVIAVLHVLLCGVLKRRWAVPVILVLQVALVVYFVEQVAIGIIGLLFLAFWLWALWLRNDVARRMAEGRLPSQQQPSE
- a CDS encoding alkaline phosphatase D family protein, producing MTEQTRRSALRTGLVGAGVLAAGALGSPAAGAALVRPDRPVLSHGIQSGDVTTNSALVWTRADRPSRMIVEVSRDPSFRHARTVRGPLLTPDTGGTGKLRIPALAPGTEVHYRVTAESLDGRAASEPLTGTFKTAPAGRSDVRLTWSGDVAGQGWGINPDIGGMTAYSAMLARRPDLFLHSGDTVYADGPLSEKVTLPDGRVWRNVVTPEKSKVAETLDEYRGQFAYNMLDANVRAFTAAVPSYVQWDDHEVTNNWYPGEILDLPQYTEKRVDVLAARAFQAFHEWQPIDPRRAVDGRVYRSFPYGSRLEVFVLDMRSYKDANTADQTEPGHILGEKQAQWLVDGLSRSRATWKIVQADLPIGLAVLDGSGIEGVANNRPGAPAGRESEIAWVLRELAKRKVRNVVWLTADVHYTAAHHYSPDRAAVGDFDPFWEFVSGPLHAGAFGPNTLDPTFGPEAVFVHAPPTANASPMVGFQHFGEINIDGRTGELRVDLRDGAGAALWSTTLEPQR